The genomic region CGCCGGCGGCGCCGCTCAGAGCCAGCCGCGACGCTTGAAGATCAGGTAGAGGGTGCCGCAGACGAGCGCCATCAGCGCGACCGCGAAGAGGTAGCCGTACCGCCAGCGCAGCTCCGGCATGTGGACGAAGTTCATGCCGTAGACGGTGCCGATGAGGGTCGGGGCGAACAGGATCGCCGCCCAGGAGGAGACCTTCTTCAGCTCCTCGTTCTGCGCGTAGCTCGCCGCGGTGAGGCTGCGCATCTCCTCGTTCTGCTGCTGCGAGACGAGGGTGGCGTTGACGGCCAGGATGTTCTGCAGCAGGTGCCGGAAGCTGTCCACCCGCTCCACCACCTGGGTCAGGTGGTCGGTCACGTCGCGCAGGTAGCGCTGCAACTCCTCGTCCGTGCCGTATTTGCCGGAGCCGGCGGCGAGCGCGCCCAGCACGCCGAGCAGCGGACGGGCGGCCCGCTGGAACTGGATCACCTCACGGCTGAGCTCGTAGATGCGCCGGCTGGCGTTCGGGTCGCCGCCGAAGACCTCGGTCTCGATCTCGTCGATGTCGTTCTCCAGCCCGGCCACCACCGGGGCGTACCCGTCGACGACCTGGTCGAGGATCGCGTAGAGCACCGCCTGCGGGCCGCGCGCGAGCATCTGCGGCTCGCCCTCCATCCGCCGCCGGGTGGCGGCCAGGTCGGGCGCCTCACCGTGCCGCACGGTGATGACGAACCCGGGGCCGATGAACAGGTGCAGCTCGCTGAACTCGACCTCTTCGCGCAGGTCCTCGTAGCGGGCCGCGCGCAGCACGACGAACAGGGTGTCCCCGTAGCGTTCCAGCTTGGGCCGCTGGTGCGCGTTGATCGCGTCCTCGACGGCCAGCTCGTGCAGCCGGAACTCCCGTGCCAGCGAGGTGATCTGGTCCGGGTCCGGCCGGTACAGCCCGATCCAGGCCATCGCGTCGGCTTGTTCCTGCAGGCACCGGTACGTGTCGGCGAGCGTGGACGGCGACGCGAACCGGCGCCCCCCGGTGTAGACGGCGCTGTCGACGAGACCACTGGGGGCGGCCGCCGGCGCCTCGGGACGCCGACCGCCGGGGCCGGTCTCGTTCTCGTCGAGTTGACGCCCGAAACCACCCTCCGGGTGGGGGTCGGCGGCACCGACCATGACCACCTCCCCCAGCACGCCTCCCACCGAACCGCGCTGGATCCCCGCATCCCCCCGACCGAAACCCCGGGCGAACGTCGGACGGGGTCAGCCGTCGAGACGGCGGACCATGTTCATGATGGTCTCGACCTGTGCACCGCCTTTGATCGGGTAGTTCGTCGCGCCGAGGTAGCCCCACCAGTCCCAGCAGCCGTTCGGGTTGGCGGCTGCGGTGGTGGCCTGCGGGTAGAGCACGATCATGTTGTTCGTGTCGGCGTACTGGTTGAGGTTGGCCCGGTCGACGAAGGCGGTGCCGACCTTGCCGTACCCCTGGAGGCAGCCGTGCAGCGCGACGAGCAGCCGGCACGACTGGCCGGCGGCGCACGGAGCCGGCACATAGGCGAAGCCGGCGGAATCCATGCTGAGGCCGTTGGCCCAGCCGCCCACCGCGAAGGTGTTCTGGGCGAAGCGGATCAGCGTGCCGCGCAGTGGGCCGGTGTTCGGTGCCGCCACCGACCCGAGGAGCCTGCGCAGGAACGCGTTCTGCGGGTCGGTGCCGCAGTCGTTGAGGTAGGGCGACGCGGTCACGGTGCACCCACCGGTGCCGTACGGGGTGACCCAGGCGTGGCCGGCCGACGAGCCGCTGTCGTACTGCACGCTCGCGCCGAAGTGCTGGTGGTAGCGGACCAGGTCGTCGGTGACCGACTTCTTCACGCTGGTGTCCGAATTGCCGTGGAAGACGTACGCGGGACGCGAGGCGAGGTTGCCCACCGGGTCGATCCAGCCGTACGTCGCCCAGGTCCGGGTGTACGTCTGCAGGTTGGCGAGGTAGGTCGGGTAGATGTTGTCGCCGCACGCGTAGAGCGCCTGGCTCACCGTGTTCTGCGCGCAGTAGTAGGGGCCGGCGGCGAAGACGGCCGACCCGCGGATCCGCCCGGAGTAGGCCACCTGGAGCTGGGTGGCCAGGTACCCGCCGGAGGAGACCCCGGCGACGTACACCGAGGAGACGTTGTAGGTGCTCAGCGAGCCGGCGACCGGCG from Micromonospora sp. WMMD812 harbors:
- the corA gene encoding magnesium/cobalt transporter CorA, giving the protein MLGEVVMVGAADPHPEGGFGRQLDENETGPGGRRPEAPAAAPSGLVDSAVYTGGRRFASPSTLADTYRCLQEQADAMAWIGLYRPDPDQITSLAREFRLHELAVEDAINAHQRPKLERYGDTLFVVLRAARYEDLREEVEFSELHLFIGPGFVITVRHGEAPDLAATRRRMEGEPQMLARGPQAVLYAILDQVVDGYAPVVAGLENDIDEIETEVFGGDPNASRRIYELSREVIQFQRAARPLLGVLGALAAGSGKYGTDEELQRYLRDVTDHLTQVVERVDSFRHLLQNILAVNATLVSQQQNEEMRSLTAASYAQNEELKKVSSWAAILFAPTLIGTVYGMNFVHMPELRWRYGYLFAVALMALVCGTLYLIFKRRGWL
- a CDS encoding PHB depolymerase family esterase, encoding MRVPWKGLAAAAVGVLLAVPPVSAAHAAGTPYTVPPVAGSLSTYNVSSVYVAGVSSGGYLATQLQVAYSGRIRGSAVFAAGPYYCAQNTVSQALYACGDNIYPTYLANLQTYTRTWATYGWIDPVGNLASRPAYVFHGNSDTSVKKSVTDDLVRYHQHFGASVQYDSGSSAGHAWVTPYGTGGCTVTASPYLNDCGTDPQNAFLRRLLGSVAAPNTGPLRGTLIRFAQNTFAVGGWANGLSMDSAGFAYVPAPCAAGQSCRLLVALHGCLQGYGKVGTAFVDRANLNQYADTNNMIVLYPQATTAAANPNGCWDWWGYLGATNYPIKGGAQVETIMNMVRRLDG